GTGGGCCATGTGACGAAAGAGGGCCAGATCGCCGGCCCCCGCGTCGTCGAACACATGGTCGACACGGTGCTCTATTTCGAGGGAGAGCGCGGCCACCAGTTCCGCATCCTGCGCGCCGTCAAGAACCGCTTCGGCCCCGCCGACGAGATCGGGGTGTTCGAGATGACGGGGGAGGGGCTGGCCGAAGTCGCCAACCCCTCGGCCCTGTTCCTGTCGGACCGGGGCGACCCCGCCCCCGGCGCCGCCGTCTTTGCCGGGATCGAAGGCACCCGGCCCGTCCTGACCGAGATTCAGGCGCTGGTCGTCCCCTCCCCCCTGGGCACGCCGCGGCGCACGGCGGTGGGGCTCGATACCGGGCGGCTATCGACCACGCTGGCGGTGTTGGAGGCCCGCTGCGGCATCCCCTTTGCCGGGCTGGACGTGTTCCTGAACGTGGCCGGCGGGCTGAAGGTCACCGAACCCGCCGCCGATCTGGCCGTAGCCGCCGCACTCTTGAGCGCAAGAGAGGACGCCGCGTTGCCGCAGCAAACGGTGCTTTTTGGCGAAATTTCCCTCTCCGGCGCGCTGCGGCCCGTGGGCCAGACCGAAAACCGGTTGAAAGAGGCCCGGAAACTTGGTTTCACCCAAGCCATTGCGCCCGCACGCAGCAAGCTGGGCGTATCCACGGGGGTCGAGGTGCGGCAGATGACCGACCTTGCGGCCTTCGTCGGCCAAATATTCGGCGCGGGCTAAGCCGCGGAGGGACGAGCAATGGATGGATTCACCGCCGTCGATGGGGGCGTCGCCGCCATCATCCTGTTGTCGGCCGTTCTGGCCTATTCGCGCGGCTTCGTGCGCGAGGTGATGGCCATCGCGGGCTGGATCATCGCCGCCATCGTCGCCTTCACCTTCGCGCCCGAGGCCGAACCGCTGATGCGCGAAATCCCCTATCTGGGCGATTTCATCGCCGGCAGTTGCGAAATCTCGATCATCGCGGCCTTCACCGCCGTCTTTGCGCTGGCGCTTGTGGTGGTGTCGCTGTTCACGCCGCTTCTGTCCTCGATGATCCAGGGTTCGGTTCTGGGGGGGCTCGACCAGGGGCTGGGCTTTCTGTTCGGGGCGGCGCGCGGCGCGCTGCTGGTCGCGGTGGCGTTCCTTGTCTACGGCATGGTGGTCACCACGCAGGACTATCCGATGGTGGACAACTCCGCCTCGGCCGAGATCTTTGCGAACCTGACCGGCAAGATCGCCGAAACCGATCCGGAAAAGGCCCTAGGCTGGCTGACCGCGCAATACGAAGACCTCGTCAGCTTCTGCGAAGCGCCCGCCGCGCCGACCACGGGCACCGAATAGGCCCAAGGAACGTGTAGACCGACCGGTTCAACCGGAACGGAGAACAGGCAGCGGGGCTGAACGCGCGCCGAGCGGAGCCTCGCCATCGGCGGGTGGCGGCGCGACGATCCCACGGCATGGTTTCGCGAGTTATCGTGCCAAGCCCTTTGAACATTCGAACGTTCCGCAGGACACTTCCACGTCCCCCGGGATCGTGACCAACCGGGCACCGGCCATGTGTGATAGTTCCGTGACACCGGCAGCATAAGGCACTAGAGAAGGCGCAACCCCGCCATATGGATTCGGAGCCCTGCTGCCCATGCGCACTCTGCCCCCGCGTGAGATGCCGCCCTCTCACCCGTTCGACGATGACAAGCTGCACGAAGAATGCGGTGTCTTCGGCGTGGTCGGCGTTGCCGATGCGGCCAACTTCGTCGCCCTCGGCCTGCATGCGCTGCAACATCGCGGGCAAGAGGCCGGCGGCATCGTCAGCTATGATCCCGCCACCGGGTTCCAGTCCGCCCGCCGCTTCGGCTATGTGCGCGACAACTTCACCAAGGCCAGCCTGATGGAAACGCTGCCGGGGCAGCTTGCCATCGGCCATGTGCGCTATTCCACCGCAGGCTCCAAGGGGAACACGGCGATCCGCGACGTGCAGCCGTTTTTCGGGGAGTTCTCGATGGGCGGCGCGGCGCTGGCCCATAACGGCAACATCACCAATGCCGAGGCGCTGCGGCGCGAGTTGATCGACCACGGCTCAATCTTCCAAAGCTCGTCGGACAGCGAATGCATCATCCATCTGATGGCGCGGTCCTTCCAGCGCACGATCCCCGAGCGGATGAAGGACGCGTTGCGCCGGGTCGAGGGCGCCTTCTCGGTCGTCGCGATGACCCGGACAAAACTCATCGGCGTTCGCGACCCCCTTGGCGTGCGCCCCCTTGTGCTGGGCCGCGTCGCCGATGGCTGGGCGCTGAGTTCCGAGACCTGCGCACTGGATATCATCGGGGCGGAATTCGTGCGCGAGATCGAGCCGGGCGAGATGGTCGTGATCTCGACCGAAAACGGGATCGAGAGCTTTCGCCCATTCGGGCATGCACCGTCCCGCTTCTGCATCTTCGAACATGTCTATTTCTCCCGCCCCGACTCGATCCTCGGCGGGCGGTCGGTCTATGAAACCCGCCGCCAGATCGGCGTGGAACTGGCGCGCGAGGCCCCGGTGGACGCCGATCTGGTCTGCCCCGTTCCCGACAGCGGCACGCCTGCGGCCATCGGGTTCAGCCATGAAAGCGGCATTCCCTACGGCATGGGGATCATCCGCAACCAGTATATGGGCCGCACCTTCATCGAACCGACCGAGCAGATCCGCAACATGGGCGTCCGGCTGAAGCTGAACGTGAACCGCGCCCTGATCGCGGGCAAGCGTGTGGTGCTGGTCGATGACAGCGTGGTGCGCGGCACCACCAGCCGGAAGATCAAGGAAATGATCCTGGATGCCGGTGCGAAGGAGGTGCATTTCCGCATCGCCAGCCCGCCCACTGCCTGGCCATGCTTTTACGGCGTGGACACGCCGGAGCGTGAAAAGCTGCTGGCCAGCCAGATGACCGAGGACGAGATGCGCGACCACCTTGGCGTGGACAGCCTGAAATTCGTCACGCTCGACGGGCTTTACCGCGCAGCGGGCGAGGCGGGCGGGCGCAACGCCCAGTGCCCGCAATATTGCGACGCCTGTTTCTCGGGCGACTACCCGGTCGCCCCGTCGGACATGATCGCGAAGGGGTTCCAGACCAAGGCGGCGGAGTAAGCACCGCCCCTGCTCTCCGCCCCGGGCGAACAGACCCGCCACGCCCCCTTTTTGCCCAATAATTCGGCAAAAAAGGATTGACCCGGTCCGGCCATCTGCCATCCTTGGAGTTACCATAGCTCTAGGGAGGGAGCGATGAACAAGATCGGCTGCACAGTCCTGTTCGCGGCAGCGATGCAGGTGCAATCCGCCCCGGCGGCGACCATCTTTACCGACAGAACCGCGTTCATGGCCGCGCTTTCGGCGCTGTCCGATGTCAGCATCGTCACCGAAGGCTTCGAATCCGACGCGGTCTGGGGGCCCTCGCGCAATTCCATCGTGTCCCCGGGCAGCGCTCCGTCGATCACCTCGCAGGGGCTGACATGGCGGTCCAACCTCGCAGGGGGCGAAATCGCCACGGGAACCGGCCCCGCCGTTTTCGGCTCTTACGGGTTCTATGCCCTGCCCCACGGCAACACGTCCGACAGCAGAAACGTCAACTGCGACGCCTTCCCCGACGATCCGCCCGCCGATTCCGTCTGCTGGCAGAATGACGGGTGGCTGATCTCCTCCGAAAGCGGAGAGTCGCTTTATGCCTTCGGTGGATGGGTGGTTTCCAACACCGGCGGAGGGGCCAAGATCACCTTCCTGCTGGACGGCGCCGATGTGTCGGCCGAACTTCCCGACAACCCCGACAATGTCCAGCGCGACGGCATTCCACTGGTGCCCTATGCCCAGCCGATCTTCGTCGGCGTGATCGAGGAGGCCGGCTTCGGGACGGTCGAGGTGCGCGAACTCTCAGGGCAGGACAATCACGCCCAGTACATTTTCGGCGACCAGTTCACCATCGCGGTGGATCGCGCCAACACGCCCCCAACATCCCGCTGCCGGCAAGCGGGGTTCTGGTGTTGACGGCATTGGCCGGGCTTTTCACGGCGCGCCGCCGCGCGTCCTGACAGGGCCGGCAGACCGCAAAAGGCCGAACACCCGGCGTACCGGGGCAGGCACATGTCCTGCCCCGGGCAGGGTTGGTTTCCCCTCGCCACCGCCCCTTGACGCGGACGCCAAAAAGGCGGACAGACCGGCCCATGACAGACACCAAGATTGCCCTTGTAACGGGTGCCTCGCGCGGGTTCGGCGCGGCGGTGGCCGAGGAACTGGCCCGGTCGGGCTATCATGTCGTGGCCGTGGGGCGCACCACCGGCGGGCTGGAGGATCTGGACGACCGGATTCAGGCGGCGGGTGGCCATGCGACGCTGGCCCCGATGGACATCACCGAAACCGACGCGATGCGCACGCTGTGCCGCGGCATCTATGACCGCTGGGGCAAGCTGGACCTGTGGGTTCACACCGCGCTGCAATCTCCGCCGTTCAGCCCGGCCGAACAGATCGACCTGAAATTCTGGGACAAGGCGGTTGCCGCGAACATCTCTGCC
The genomic region above belongs to Rhodovulum sp. P5 and contains:
- the radA gene encoding DNA repair protein RadA, which translates into the protein MARPTTSFTCTSCGAVHKKWAGRCDACGAWNSIVEEAPLSAAPSAKSLGAARGKTVPLSDLSTGEPEPPRAASGMAELDRVLGGGLVPASAILVGGDPGIGKSTLLLQAAASFARAGLRCLYVSGEEAGAQVRMRAERLGLADAPVKLANETNLRDILTTLDAERPDLVIIDSIQTMWADMVDSAPGSVAQVRAAAHELTAFAKRRGCAVMMVGHVTKEGQIAGPRVVEHMVDTVLYFEGERGHQFRILRAVKNRFGPADEIGVFEMTGEGLAEVANPSALFLSDRGDPAPGAAVFAGIEGTRPVLTEIQALVVPSPLGTPRRTAVGLDTGRLSTTLAVLEARCGIPFAGLDVFLNVAGGLKVTEPAADLAVAAALLSAREDAALPQQTVLFGEISLSGALRPVGQTENRLKEARKLGFTQAIAPARSKLGVSTGVEVRQMTDLAAFVGQIFGAG
- a CDS encoding CvpA family protein, with the protein product MDGFTAVDGGVAAIILLSAVLAYSRGFVREVMAIAGWIIAAIVAFTFAPEAEPLMREIPYLGDFIAGSCEISIIAAFTAVFALALVVVSLFTPLLSSMIQGSVLGGLDQGLGFLFGAARGALLVAVAFLVYGMVVTTQDYPMVDNSASAEIFANLTGKIAETDPEKALGWLTAQYEDLVSFCEAPAAPTTGTE
- the purF gene encoding amidophosphoribosyltransferase: MPPSHPFDDDKLHEECGVFGVVGVADAANFVALGLHALQHRGQEAGGIVSYDPATGFQSARRFGYVRDNFTKASLMETLPGQLAIGHVRYSTAGSKGNTAIRDVQPFFGEFSMGGAALAHNGNITNAEALRRELIDHGSIFQSSSDSECIIHLMARSFQRTIPERMKDALRRVEGAFSVVAMTRTKLIGVRDPLGVRPLVLGRVADGWALSSETCALDIIGAEFVREIEPGEMVVISTENGIESFRPFGHAPSRFCIFEHVYFSRPDSILGGRSVYETRRQIGVELAREAPVDADLVCPVPDSGTPAAIGFSHESGIPYGMGIIRNQYMGRTFIEPTEQIRNMGVRLKLNVNRALIAGKRVVLVDDSVVRGTTSRKIKEMILDAGAKEVHFRIASPPTAWPCFYGVDTPEREKLLASQMTEDEMRDHLGVDSLKFVTLDGLYRAAGEAGGRNAQCPQYCDACFSGDYPVAPSDMIAKGFQTKAAE
- a CDS encoding SDR family oxidoreductase, which produces MTDTKIALVTGASRGFGAAVAEELARSGYHVVAVGRTTGGLEDLDDRIQAAGGHATLAPMDITETDAMRTLCRGIYDRWGKLDLWVHTALQSPPFSPAEQIDLKFWDKAVAANISAVGVLIQFVAPLLRAAEGGGSAVLIDDEAEAPFLGAYAACKSAQRALFTAWATEQARLQDVHVHRFVPAPMPTAHRERLYPVEDRSVLAAPAEEARRLITELALG